The nucleotide window AACACAGACCTGTTCTGAATTTAATTAAGCTATCCTTAACTGAATAAGCATAGGATATAGGGCAGGGCGGACATGAATAAGCCGAGTCAGGTCCGCCCAATAAAAAAAGGCCGCAAATTTCATAATGAAATTTGCGGCCTTCTCGTATCAATTTTATTTTAACTATTAACTGTTCTGGAAAGTAAGTCCGTCGTCGTTTGCATCAATTGATACAGTCTGTTCCTCTTGCAACTTTCCGCTGATAATTTCTTTTGCCAGTGAAGGTTTTCTATAAAAAATTTAAAGGATTGGTGTTTGCAATTTGCCAAAATTTATCTTCACCAAGTGTTGATCTAAGGAAAAGAGATAATTTTTTCTCAGGAAAACCTTTCTGTGTGCTGAGGTAAAAGTCTGACCCGAAGAGAACTTTTGTTCTTAACTTTTCATTTTCAAGTAAGACTTTTAGTATCTTAGCGTTCTCTTTAAAGTTAAAAATAGAGTAGGATATATCTGTATAAAGATTCTCATATTCTCCTGACCCTATCATTGCCATTATTTTAGCCATCCAATTTGTATTTGCAGATGAGGTTAGACTAGGATTTTCCAGATAATCCTTCCAAGCGGCTTCACCTCCGAAATGAGCTAAACATATTTTTAGGTCTTTATATTTTTTTAAAATTGATTTGTAGTGATCAGGATTTGCATAGTTACTGCATTCTTCTTTGCCTAAATCACGGCTATGTACTGTGGCTGAGGCACAGTGTGCAATGATAGGAATGTTCTTTGTTTCTGCAAATTCATAAATAGGATTTAGTCTTTCATCATATGGAAAATATCCGAGTGGAGGATATAACTTAATTCCTTTGAATTGTTTTTTTTCAACTAAATCCTTAAGCATTGAAAGAACATCTGGACGGCGAGGATCAATTGCAGCGAAGGGGATAATTTGATTTGGAAAAGAATCTCGAAGTTTTGCTAATTCATCATGTTGTTGTTCAATTGATTTTGAAGGTTTCCCCGCTCCCATAAACTCCATATCCATCGGTAATATCACAAATTTAGTTTCTGGAGGGTAACATTCACGTACTTTCAGAAAAACTTGATGCTGAGTTTTTTCTCCTGCTGTAGATAAGAAAGTTGCATACCGGTCAAACAAATCCTTGTTTTTGTGCGGAATTGTTATTCGGAGAAGTGACTGCAAAATTTTCCTCACGAAAGAATTTTTTTGTAATAGCGTCAAATCTATACCGATAAATCGAGGTGGAACATGATCAATCGTGAAAGTGTGTAAGTGACAATTATAAATGATCATTTTACTCTCCATTTAGAAAAAATCTAATAATGATTTTTATAATAATCTAAGTATATGATTAATACAAGTGGAGTTGTTATAAAATGTGCAAGTTTCAGCGGAATATCTCTTTCAACAAAAAAAGGCCGCAAATTTCATAATGAAATTTGCGGCCTTCTCGTATCAATTTTATTTTAACTATTAACTGTTCTGGAAAGTAAGTCCGTCGTCGTTTGCATCAATTGATACAGTCTGTTCCTCTTGCAACTTTCCGCTGATAATTTCTTTTGCCAGCGGTGTTTCAAGGTGAAGTTGGAGATACCTGCGCAGAGGTCTTGCTCCGTAAACCGGATCATATGCGCCATGGGCGATAAACGTCTTGGCTCTTTCTGTTACTTCCAGAGACATCTTATGTTCAGCCAGACGAGCGCGAAGTCCGCCCAGTTGCAGGTCAACAATCTGTTTCAGATCCTTTTCAAGCAGAGGTTTGAATAGCACAGTTTCGTCAACTCTGTTCAGGAATTCCGGCCTGAAATGTCCGCGCAGGACATTCATAACACTGTCTCCGACTCCTGCTTTAAACTCACCTTCTTCGTCAATTCCTTCTAACAGCAAATGCGATCCAAGGTTAGAAGTCATAATGATCAAAGTATTTTTGCAGTCTACAGTTCTACCTTGACTGTCGGTAAGACGACCGTCATCAAGAATTTGCAGCAGAACGTTGAAAACATCCGGATGAGCTTTCTCCACTTCATCAAAAAGCACAACTGAATACGGTTTTCTTCTGATGGCTTCTGTCAGCTGACCGCCTTCATCGTAACCGATGTATCCCGGAGGAGCTCCGATGAGTCTGGCGACAGCATGTTTTTCCATGTACTCTGACATGTCTAGGCGTACAATGTTATCTTCAGTGTCAAACAGGGATTCCGCAAGGGCCTTACACAGTTCTGTTTTACCAACTCCGGTAGGACCGAGGAATATGAATGAGCCAATGGGGCGCGATGGATCTTTAAGTCCTGCACGCGCTCTGATTACCGCATCTGATACAGCGCGTACTGCTTCGTCCTGCCCGATAACTCTGGCATGCAGAATTTCTTCAAGTCGCAGCAGCTTTTCTCTTTCACCTTCAACCAGTCTGGTTACAGGAATACCTGTCCAGCGAGAGATTATTCCGGCTATGTCATCAGGGCCGACGAATTCTTTCAGCATGCGTGTTCTGGTCACAGAAGAATCGTCATCACTGCCTTGAATATCTTTTTCAATTGCTGCAAGTTTCTTATCCAGCTCTAATAGAACTGAATATTTAAGTTCAGCCGCCTTGTTGTAATCAAGATTTCTTTCAGCTTTTTCAATTTGAATCTTAGTCTGTTCGATTTGTGATTTAAGATCACGTACCGTGTCGATTGATGCTTTTTCTTTTTCCCACTGCTCAAGAAGCTCGGACTGGGTTATTTTAAGTTCAGTCAGAGAGTCTTCAAGCTTAGCAAGTCTGGTACGCGATCCGCTGTCTTCTTCACGTCTTAAAGCTTCACGTTCAATTTCAAATTGCAGAATCTGTCTATTGATTTTGTCAAGCTCATATGGCTGTGAATCAATTTCCGTCCTGATCATGGCTGCTGCTTCGTCAATCAGGTCAATGGCCTTATCCGGCAGCTGTCTGTCAGGCAAGTAACGGTGTGAAAGTGTTGCAGCCTCAATAAGAGCTGCGTCACTGATGCGCACGCCGTGATGAACCTCAAACCTTTCGCGGAGTCCGCGCAGGATTGATATGGTATCCTCAACAGAAGGTTCGTCCACCATGATAGTCTGAAAACGTCTTTCAAGCGCAGGATCTTTTTCAATATATTTACGATATTCATCCGTGGTCGTAGCGCCTATGCAGTGGAGTTCACCTCTGGCGAGCATCGGTTTCAGCAGGTTACCTGCGTCCATTGCGCCATCGCTTTTACCTGCACCGACTATGGTGTGGATTTCATCAATGAAGATGAGAATCCGGCCTTCGGATTCCTGAACTTCTTTTAATACTGCTTTGAGGCGTTCTTCAAATTCACCACGATATTTAGCCCCGGCAATAAGCGATCCCATGTCGAGCATAAAAACAGTTTTGTCTTTCAATCCTTCAGGTACATCCTGCTTGACGATACGCTGCGCCAATCCTTCAATAATCGCTGTTTTACCTACACCGGCCTCACCGATCAGAATAGGATTGTTCTTTGTGCGCCTCGAAAGAATGCGGACAACTCGTCTGATTTCAGAGTCACGTCCGATGACGGGGTCAAGTTTGCCTTTACGGGCTTCTTCAACAAGGTCGCGTCCGTATTTTTTAAGCGCGTCATAAGTGGCTTCAGGGTTGTCAGTTGTTACTCGCTGATTTCCTCTGATGGTTGTCATTGCTTCCAGAACCTTATCTTTAGTCAGGTTGAAGGATGCGTTGACTTTGCCTGCTCCGGTTGAACCGTGCTCGCCCATGATGGCCAGAAATAAATGTTCAACACTTACGAATTCGTCA belongs to Desulfovibrio gilichinskyi and includes:
- a CDS encoding amidohydrolase family protein, whose protein sequence is MIIYNCHLHTFTIDHVPPRFIGIDLTLLQKNSFVRKILQSLLRITIPHKNKDLFDRYATFLSTAGEKTQHQVFLKVRECYPPETKFVILPMDMEFMGAGKPSKSIEQQHDELAKLRDSFPNQIIPFAAIDPRRPDVLSMLKDLVEKKQFKGIKLYPPLGYFPYDERLNPIYEFAETKNIPIIAHCASATVHSRDLGKEECSNYANPDHYKSILKKYKDLKICLAHFGGEAAWKDYLENPSLTSSANTNWMAKIMAMIGSGEYENLYTDISYSIFNFKENAKILKVLLENEKLRTKVLFGSDFYLSTQKGFPEKKLSLFLRSTLGEDKFWQIANTNPLNFL
- the clpB gene encoding ATP-dependent chaperone ClpB, which produces MDPNKFTKKTNDAIAEAQSLAISNGQQQIEVEHLLFTLVEQENGIVTKILQKSGIDPAAYKAAVQKEINKLPSVSGPGAQPGQVFVTQRLNRVMVEAEQVAKRMHDEFVSVEHLFLAIMGEHGSTGAGKVNASFNLTKDKVLEAMTTIRGNQRVTTDNPEATYDALKKYGRDLVEEARKGKLDPVIGRDSEIRRVVRILSRRTKNNPILIGEAGVGKTAIIEGLAQRIVKQDVPEGLKDKTVFMLDMGSLIAGAKYRGEFEERLKAVLKEVQESEGRILIFIDEIHTIVGAGKSDGAMDAGNLLKPMLARGELHCIGATTTDEYRKYIEKDPALERRFQTIMVDEPSVEDTISILRGLRERFEVHHGVRISDAALIEAATLSHRYLPDRQLPDKAIDLIDEAAAMIRTEIDSQPYELDKINRQILQFEIEREALRREEDSGSRTRLAKLEDSLTELKITQSELLEQWEKEKASIDTVRDLKSQIEQTKIQIEKAERNLDYNKAAELKYSVLLELDKKLAAIEKDIQGSDDDSSVTRTRMLKEFVGPDDIAGIISRWTGIPVTRLVEGEREKLLRLEEILHARVIGQDEAVRAVSDAVIRARAGLKDPSRPIGSFIFLGPTGVGKTELCKALAESLFDTEDNIVRLDMSEYMEKHAVARLIGAPPGYIGYDEGGQLTEAIRRKPYSVVLFDEVEKAHPDVFNVLLQILDDGRLTDSQGRTVDCKNTLIIMTSNLGSHLLLEGIDEEGEFKAGVGDSVMNVLRGHFRPEFLNRVDETVLFKPLLEKDLKQIVDLQLGGLRARLAEHKMSLEVTERAKTFIAHGAYDPVYGARPLRRYLQLHLETPLAKEIISGKLQEEQTVSIDANDDGLTFQNS